A window of candidate division KSB1 bacterium contains these coding sequences:
- a CDS encoding family 1 encapsulin nanocompartment shell protein: MDILKRSLAPLTDEAWQEIDETARAVLVNNLSARKVVDVDGPKGWDFGAIPLGRLDIPKGQSNKQVQFGTFSMLPLTEVRVPFKLNIWEIDNLIRGARDVDLDSLEKAAENTAKFEEQAIYYGFKQGRIQGLKEASENEPLSLPKDAKEALAVVTRGIRVLEDASIGGPYTLVVNPKKWQQISSYTGGYPVRRQLEEILGGQIVLSPQVDDVFLVSQRGEDFQLTLGADLSIWISFTRQQRSRVVLH, from the coding sequence ATGGATATTCTAAAACGGTCATTAGCCCCTCTCACGGATGAGGCATGGCAAGAAATAGATGAAACCGCACGCGCGGTTCTGGTAAATAACCTGTCTGCCCGTAAAGTTGTAGATGTGGATGGACCCAAAGGATGGGATTTCGGCGCCATTCCGCTGGGACGTCTTGATATTCCGAAAGGTCAATCCAATAAACAAGTCCAGTTTGGTACGTTCAGCATGCTTCCTTTGACTGAAGTTCGTGTGCCGTTCAAACTGAATATTTGGGAAATAGATAATCTGATCCGCGGCGCCCGGGATGTCGATCTTGATTCTCTGGAAAAAGCTGCTGAAAACACCGCAAAATTTGAAGAACAAGCTATTTATTACGGTTTCAAACAAGGTCGGATTCAGGGGTTGAAAGAAGCTTCGGAAAACGAGCCGCTTTCACTCCCCAAAGATGCAAAAGAAGCCCTGGCGGTTGTGACTCGGGGTATTCGGGTATTGGAAGATGCCTCAATCGGCGGCCCTTATACATTGGTTGTCAACCCGAAGAAATGGCAGCAAATCTCAAGCTATACCGGTGGTTATCCGGTACGTCGTCAGCTTGAAGAGATATTGGGAGGACAGATTGTACTCAGTCCACAGGTCGACGATGTATTTCTGGTATCCCAGCGGGGCGAAGATTTTCAGTTGACGCTGGGCGCTGATTTGTCAATTTGGATATCATTCACACGACAGCAAAGAAGTCGAGTTGTTTTACACTGA
- the crcB gene encoding fluoride efflux transporter CrcB, which produces MWIKLLYIGAGGFLGAALRYFSSGWIQKCFPQSFFPWGTLFVNILGCLLIGFFMGLVNSKQMFSPEIRLLILVGGLGSFTTFSTFAYESLMLLRDGQLLMMALNIGVQAGLGLFAVYTGLYLSRLI; this is translated from the coding sequence GTGTGGATTAAATTATTATATATCGGAGCCGGTGGATTTTTAGGCGCTGCCTTGCGCTATTTCTCCAGTGGATGGATTCAGAAATGCTTTCCCCAGTCTTTTTTCCCATGGGGCACATTGTTTGTCAATATTCTCGGTTGCCTGCTGATTGGATTTTTCATGGGTTTGGTCAACTCGAAACAAATGTTTTCTCCGGAAATCCGGTTGTTGATATTGGTCGGTGGATTGGGAAGCTTTACCACGTTTTCGACGTTTGCCTACGAATCTTTAATGTTGCTTCGGGATGGACAATTGTTGATGATGGCGTTGAACATCGGAGTGCAGGCAGGACTGGGGCTGTTTGCGGTTTACACAGGACTGTATTTGTCTAGATTGATATAA
- a CDS encoding PAS domain S-box protein, translated as MSNYIEYKNFLDTFPCAVVWLYIDPDTETKNECIVDICNPAFEKTVDQKDCAGKPLSKLLPDIAENIYAFIERLGEGEQDNFIYLNKETQKEYHCNIYSPSPGSIGLVMLERPRFEEPFAKALKAGKIGTWTWDIETGHITWSETVSEMFGFQERQSDVNFRTFLKNVHEKDRFVLLDALKSSVKNKTRYQVEHRIVKPDGAVRWMHEAGDWVRDEHHNVKKMYGIVYDITEPKNYRDAQQLLVELVNRSGDAVIIQSPDGIIKSWNDGAQQIYGYSEPEMLGESIKKIIPESQHQSIDELYLSICGGKKIDGYETIRCRKDGTHIYVSITFSPIFDDRGRISVITSIARDITGWIEKEQELVQAKETLEQRVMERTMEIQERNLDLQKEVFRRKRYQQQLRKLGMHLMHVEEKERRRIATGLHDRIVQILALAKIKTGILRKKFANDESYADIDQIYEILDESIDQTRTLTFELSPPVLYEMGLAAAIEWLAGEFSDRYDLDIIVDARNEIPSLHEDVRNVLFQSVRELCNNIVKHAQAENVKISLEQKKGKIIIIIRDNGVGFNPDQLEQHESGGFGLFNIKDRMAYLDGSVDINSEPDKGTVVTLSVPTSVQ; from the coding sequence ATGTCCAATTATATTGAATATAAAAACTTTTTAGATACCTTTCCGTGTGCAGTTGTGTGGCTGTATATTGATCCTGACACGGAAACAAAGAATGAATGCATCGTGGATATCTGCAACCCGGCATTTGAAAAGACGGTTGATCAGAAAGACTGTGCCGGCAAGCCGCTTTCCAAATTGTTGCCGGATATTGCGGAAAATATATATGCTTTTATTGAGCGTTTGGGGGAAGGAGAACAGGATAATTTTATTTACTTGAATAAAGAAACCCAGAAGGAATATCATTGCAATATTTATTCACCCTCCCCGGGGTCTATTGGTTTGGTCATGCTCGAAAGACCCCGGTTTGAAGAACCGTTTGCAAAAGCGCTCAAAGCCGGCAAAATCGGCACATGGACCTGGGATATCGAAACCGGACATATTACTTGGTCAGAGACCGTGAGTGAGATGTTTGGATTTCAGGAACGCCAGTCGGATGTTAATTTCCGAACCTTTCTTAAAAACGTGCATGAAAAAGATCGATTTGTTCTTTTGGATGCACTGAAATCCAGTGTAAAAAATAAAACGCGCTATCAGGTGGAACATCGAATAGTCAAACCTGACGGAGCTGTTCGATGGATGCATGAAGCCGGTGACTGGGTCAGGGATGAGCATCATAATGTAAAAAAGATGTACGGAATTGTATATGATATCACTGAACCGAAAAATTATCGGGACGCACAGCAGCTACTGGTGGAATTGGTCAATCGGTCGGGGGATGCGGTTATTATCCAGAGTCCGGACGGGATCATCAAAAGCTGGAATGACGGTGCCCAGCAGATTTACGGTTATTCCGAACCTGAAATGCTGGGAGAGTCCATCAAAAAGATTATACCTGAATCACAGCATCAATCAATCGATGAACTTTATTTATCTATTTGTGGTGGCAAGAAAATAGACGGATACGAGACCATTCGGTGTCGCAAAGACGGCACGCACATTTATGTTTCCATCACTTTTTCGCCTATCTTTGATGATCGCGGACGTATATCGGTTATAACATCCATTGCCCGGGATATTACAGGCTGGATTGAAAAAGAACAGGAACTCGTACAAGCCAAAGAAACTCTGGAACAACGCGTGATGGAAAGGACCATGGAAATCCAGGAACGCAATCTGGATTTACAAAAAGAAGTGTTCCGGCGCAAGCGCTATCAGCAGCAGCTGCGCAAACTGGGAATGCATTTGATGCATGTTGAAGAAAAGGAACGACGTCGTATCGCGACCGGTCTGCATGATCGAATTGTACAAATTTTGGCTCTTGCCAAAATTAAAACCGGCATTTTGCGTAAAAAATTTGCAAATGATGAATCCTACGCCGACATTGATCAAATATATGAAATCCTCGATGAAAGCATTGATCAAACACGTACACTTACCTTTGAACTCAGCCCTCCGGTGTTGTATGAAATGGGACTTGCAGCCGCCATTGAATGGCTTGCCGGAGAGTTTTCGGATCGATATGATTTGGACATCATTGTCGATGCCCGAAATGAAATTCCATCCCTGCACGAAGATGTTCGAAATGTATTGTTTCAGTCTGTACGCGAGTTGTGCAATAATATTGTCAAACATGCTCAGGCTGAAAACGTAAAAATCTCATTGGAACAAAAAAAGGGTAAAATCATTATAATCATCCGTGATAACGGGGTGGGTTTTAACCCGGATCAATTGGAACAGCATGAATCCGGAGGTTTCGGCTTGTTTAATATCAAAGATCGAATGGCATATCTGGATGGCTCTGTGGATATAAACTCTGAACCTGACAAAGGCACAGTTGTCACATTATCAGTTCCCACGAGTGTACAATAA
- a CDS encoding MBL fold metallo-hydrolase, with the protein MNRLLCFWAIVCLTFITSQAGEPFEKDTVRTADRDLVMTFIGHGTLMFEYGDTVIHIDPVGRYADYGKLPKADLVLITHHHFDHLDADAIKRVSKKNTRIILTEKAREHLEIGVVMNNGETMTVQGIPVKALPAYNIKHVRDNGEPFHPKGDGNGYVLTFADKIIYIAGDTENIPEMQQLEKIDIAFLPMNLPYTMDPEMVFQTVQVINPGILYPYHFGNTDTDSLVKMLENSDTEIRIRNLE; encoded by the coding sequence ATGAACAGATTACTTTGTTTTTGGGCTATTGTCTGTTTAACTTTTATCACATCACAGGCTGGTGAACCGTTTGAGAAAGATACAGTAAGAACGGCTGATCGGGATTTGGTGATGACCTTTATCGGACATGGCACGCTTATGTTTGAATACGGGGATACGGTTATTCATATAGATCCGGTAGGCCGCTATGCGGACTATGGGAAACTGCCCAAAGCTGATCTCGTTTTGATTACCCACCATCATTTTGATCATTTGGATGCCGATGCAATCAAGCGGGTAAGTAAAAAAAATACCAGGATTATTCTGACGGAGAAAGCCAGGGAACACCTGGAAATCGGGGTGGTTATGAACAACGGTGAGACAATGACTGTCCAGGGGATTCCCGTTAAAGCGCTGCCGGCCTATAATATCAAGCATGTACGCGATAACGGTGAGCCTTTTCATCCCAAAGGAGATGGAAACGGTTATGTGCTGACCTTTGCTGATAAAATAATCTATATCGCCGGAGATACAGAGAATATACCCGAGATGCAGCAACTGGAAAAAATCGATATTGCATTTCTACCGATGAACTTGCCCTATACAATGGATCCGGAAATGGTTTTCCAGACTGTACAGGTGATTAATCCCGGTATTCTTTATCCTTATCATTTTGGAAATACGGACACGGATAGTCTTGTAAAGATGCTGGAAAACAGTGACACGGAAATCAGAATACGAAATCTTGAATAA
- a CDS encoding DUF190 domain-containing protein: MPLPEKGQLLRIYIAESDHYEGKPLFEWIVNKAREMHIAGATVLRGQLGYGRTSVVHNAKILRLSEDLPLVIEMIDVPDKIDAFLPIIQDALKGGLVTVENVSILLYQN; this comes from the coding sequence ATGCCGCTGCCTGAAAAAGGCCAACTGCTGCGCATCTATATTGCGGAATCTGATCACTATGAGGGAAAACCCTTGTTTGAATGGATTGTAAATAAAGCCAGAGAAATGCATATTGCAGGAGCCACTGTACTTCGGGGACAGTTGGGATATGGGCGCACAAGCGTAGTTCACAATGCAAAAATCTTGAGATTGTCCGAAGATTTGCCCCTGGTTATTGAAATGATTGATGTGCCGGATAAAATTGATGCATTTTTGCCCATTATTCAGGATGCTCTGAAAGGTGGACTCGTCACCGTTGAGAATGTTTCTATTCTATTGTATCAAAATTGA
- a CDS encoding TetR/AcrR family transcriptional regulator: MGTAERRERERLKRMDEILSAAAELVFTTGVHETSMDQIADKAELSKGTLYLYFQNKSDLLAGLCNRGLNQLKSMFEAVMQEKKTGAEQLEAIGKEYLRFAEQERDYYELMLYCMADKHNSAAELDPQADACHQTGMSIHKITAKAIKNGIQDKTIHTLYDPMELAVLMWGQTTGVIQIVQQNKDELQNVFHVDTDRMIEIYFQLVRSSLRNIAIDNSE; the protein is encoded by the coding sequence ATGGGAACTGCTGAAAGAAGAGAGCGTGAGCGCCTGAAGCGCATGGATGAAATTTTGTCCGCTGCGGCTGAGCTGGTTTTTACAACAGGTGTCCATGAAACCAGTATGGATCAAATCGCCGATAAAGCTGAATTGAGCAAGGGAACCCTGTATTTATATTTTCAAAATAAAAGCGATCTCTTGGCCGGCCTTTGTAACCGGGGATTAAATCAATTAAAATCCATGTTTGAGGCGGTTATGCAGGAAAAAAAGACCGGAGCGGAACAGCTGGAGGCGATCGGCAAAGAATACCTTCGATTTGCCGAACAGGAACGCGATTATTATGAACTCATGTTGTACTGTATGGCTGATAAACACAATTCCGCTGCTGAATTAGACCCCCAGGCTGATGCCTGTCACCAGACCGGTATGTCTATTCATAAAATTACAGCAAAAGCCATAAAAAACGGTATACAGGATAAAACTATCCACACGTTATATGATCCCATGGAGCTGGCTGTGTTGATGTGGGGACAGACCACAGGCGTCATTCAAATTGTACAACAGAACAAAGATGAACTGCAAAATGTTTTCCATGTAGATACGGATAGAATGATAGAAATATATTTCCAGCTGGTTCGAAGCAGTTTACGCAATATTGCAATTGACAACAGTGAATGA
- a CDS encoding response regulator transcription factor, protein MPISILIADDHEILRSGLRSLLSENKQFDIIAEASDGREALTKAEELKPDVIVMDISMPGMNGMEATRQILEKEGEIKIIALSVHSDKQFIAGMLQAGASGYLLKDCAVDELEEAITTVIHGDTYLSSRITGTVVQHFRDILNSQHTSAFDVLTEREREVLQLIAEGGNTKEIAAKLYVSVKTIETHRQNLMNKLKIYNIPDLVKYAIREGLVSL, encoded by the coding sequence ATGCCGATATCAATACTGATCGCTGATGATCACGAGATCCTGAGAAGTGGATTACGGTCTCTTTTAAGCGAAAATAAACAGTTTGACATCATTGCTGAAGCATCTGACGGCAGAGAAGCCTTGACAAAGGCAGAAGAATTGAAACCGGATGTCATTGTTATGGATATCAGTATGCCGGGCATGAACGGGATGGAGGCTACACGCCAAATTCTGGAAAAAGAAGGGGAAATAAAAATTATTGCTTTGTCTGTACATTCGGACAAACAGTTTATTGCAGGGATGTTACAAGCAGGAGCAAGCGGTTATTTGCTGAAAGATTGTGCTGTAGACGAGTTGGAAGAGGCCATCACAACTGTAATCCATGGGGATACCTACCTGAGTTCCCGTATTACAGGAACAGTGGTCCAGCACTTTCGTGATATTCTGAACAGTCAGCATACAAGCGCATTTGATGTGCTCACGGAACGGGAAAGAGAAGTCCTGCAGTTAATCGCTGAGGGCGGCAATACAAAAGAAATTGCCGCAAAATTATACGTTTCTGTTAAAACCATAGAGACACATCGTCAAAATTTGATGAATAAATTAAAAATATACAATATACCGGATCTGGTGAAATATGCCATCCGGGAGGGGCTGGTCAGTTTATGA
- a CDS encoding 30S ribosomal protein THX has product MGKGDQRSRRGKIWRGTYGKNRLKKDTKKKK; this is encoded by the coding sequence ATGGGTAAAGGTGATCAACGTTCACGCCGCGGCAAGATTTGGCGAGGAACGTATGGAAAGAACAGGCTGAAGAAAGATACAAAGAAAAAGAAATAA
- a CDS encoding AarF/ABC1/UbiB kinase family protein — protein MKRLLSKLKKIRHFSRYQQLVTILVKYGFEDALNRYKISRLLYKKSRVLLRKESKKQMHRSSAQRIRLALQEMGPTFIKFGQMLSTRFDLLPVHVIEELQKLQDEVEPFSGVQCVQIIEKELGLSLNDIFAEFENDPRAAASLAQVHKARTHDGQVVVIKVQRPDIQKQIKQDIEILKDLADWTVKHVPNRMFIHPSELVSEFESWIQDELDFKQEARNMYRFGENFKNDNTLYVPEVFWQYTSGKVITMTFVEGIRIDHVESLKKAGLDPGIIANNGTIAALRQIFEHRFFHGDPHPGNIFVTFDGKIVPIDFGLVGRLDQSMVMLGGELLMGIVNRDSDTVSQVLIRLNRLDTDVNENAMRIDVYNFLDRYYGVPANQLLFEHLFYDLVNLIKTHNIQLPRNLYLVGKALLLMEYLARKLDENFNLFTVAEPYVDSVIRKKMGPSFWAEQTKQSAQDYAGVLLDVPRTLKKIMRKSSSGNISVTLQHQGLTDLMNEIGRSSNRLSFSLIIASLIIGSSLIIRTGMGPVVWGVSIVGLVGYILAGMMGLLLLLRIWRSEQF, from the coding sequence ATGAAACGATTGCTGTCAAAATTAAAAAAGATCAGACATTTTAGTCGTTACCAGCAGCTTGTCACTATTCTTGTCAAATATGGATTTGAAGATGCGCTGAATCGCTACAAGATATCCCGGCTTTTGTATAAAAAGAGCCGGGTTCTGTTGCGCAAAGAATCGAAAAAACAAATGCACCGGTCTTCAGCGCAGCGAATCCGGCTGGCTTTGCAGGAAATGGGTCCGACTTTTATTAAATTCGGGCAGATGCTCAGTACCCGCTTTGATCTGTTACCGGTACATGTCATTGAAGAATTGCAGAAACTGCAGGATGAGGTAGAGCCCTTTTCAGGTGTACAATGTGTGCAAATCATTGAAAAGGAACTGGGATTATCTTTAAATGATATTTTTGCAGAGTTTGAAAATGATCCGCGAGCGGCCGCTTCTTTGGCCCAGGTGCACAAGGCGCGTACGCATGACGGACAGGTTGTTGTCATCAAAGTGCAGCGGCCGGATATACAAAAACAAATAAAACAGGATATTGAAATCCTGAAAGATCTGGCAGACTGGACGGTCAAACACGTTCCAAACCGGATGTTCATTCACCCGTCAGAGCTTGTCAGTGAATTTGAAAGCTGGATTCAGGATGAGCTGGATTTCAAGCAGGAAGCCCGGAATATGTACCGCTTTGGGGAAAACTTTAAAAATGATAATACTCTATATGTTCCGGAGGTGTTCTGGCAGTATACAAGCGGTAAAGTGATTACAATGACGTTTGTGGAGGGCATTCGCATTGATCATGTCGAGTCATTGAAAAAAGCGGGACTGGACCCGGGTATCATTGCCAACAATGGAACCATCGCAGCTCTCAGGCAAATATTTGAACACCGCTTTTTTCATGGTGACCCGCATCCCGGCAATATCTTTGTAACGTTTGATGGGAAAATTGTGCCCATTGATTTTGGCCTCGTCGGGCGATTGGATCAGTCCATGGTTATGCTGGGGGGAGAGCTGCTGATGGGAATTGTCAACAGGGACAGTGATACCGTCAGTCAGGTGTTGATCCGACTGAATCGTCTGGACACAGATGTGAATGAAAATGCGATGCGGATTGATGTCTATAATTTTCTGGATCGTTATTACGGTGTCCCGGCAAATCAGCTTTTATTTGAACATTTATTTTATGATCTGGTCAACCTGATTAAAACACACAATATACAGTTACCCCGTAATCTTTATCTGGTGGGGAAAGCCCTGCTTCTTATGGAATATCTGGCTCGCAAACTGGATGAAAATTTTAATCTGTTTACAGTCGCGGAACCCTACGTCGACTCTGTTATTCGGAAAAAGATGGGGCCGTCGTTCTGGGCTGAGCAAACCAAGCAAAGCGCGCAGGATTATGCCGGTGTGCTGCTGGATGTGCCGAGAACTCTTAAAAAGATTATGCGCAAGTCCAGCAGCGGTAACATTTCTGTTACGTTGCAGCACCAGGGACTCACTGATTTGATGAATGAGATCGGCAGATCAAGCAACCGGTTGTCATTCAGTCTTATTATTGCGTCTCTAATTATCGGCTCTTCTTTGATTATTCGGACCGGGATGGGCCCCGTGGTTTGGGGGGTTTCTATTGTCGGACTCGTCGGTTATATTCTGGCTGGTATGATGGGCCTGTTATTGCTCTTGCGGATTTGGAGATCCGAACAATTTTAA
- a CDS encoding peptidase U32 family protein produces the protein MKSTKEFELMAPAGNEASLKAAIQAGADAVYFGVDNLNMRARASRTFKRADMHNVAEMCRHANVRSYLALNTIIYDDELKQVREICDAALEAGITAVIATDLSVVRYASQIGLQVHLSTQANISNIEAVKHYAQFATVMVLARELTLQQINHICWRIEKEQITGPDGNLVSIELFVHGALCVSIAGKCYMSLAATNQSANRGLCLQTCRRRYRVIDESTGEELDIENKFVMSPKDLCTIGYMDRLMESGATVFKIEGRARAADYVFTVTQAYRQAIDAVLQDEFNPRRVEQWIQSLESVFNRGFWHGGYYLGHPLGEWSAAYGSKATREKVYLGYVSNYYQKSDIGEFCIENNELFSGEKVGVIGPTTGYAETVAETLYVDGEPAEKAVKGDRVTIPFSEKLRRNDKLYAIRDRSLWQN, from the coding sequence ATGAAGAGCACAAAAGAGTTTGAACTGATGGCGCCCGCCGGGAATGAAGCGAGTCTGAAAGCAGCCATCCAGGCGGGTGCGGATGCTGTTTATTTCGGGGTGGATAATTTGAACATGCGGGCCAGAGCATCCCGCACATTCAAACGGGCAGACATGCATAACGTCGCAGAAATGTGCCGTCATGCTAATGTACGCAGTTATCTTGCATTGAACACCATTATTTATGACGATGAATTAAAGCAGGTGCGAGAGATATGTGATGCTGCTTTGGAGGCCGGGATTACAGCGGTCATCGCGACTGATCTGTCAGTTGTCCGGTATGCCTCTCAAATCGGCCTGCAGGTACATCTGTCAACTCAGGCCAATATCAGCAACATCGAAGCTGTAAAGCACTATGCTCAGTTTGCCACGGTTATGGTGTTGGCCAGAGAGCTGACATTGCAGCAAATTAATCACATATGCTGGCGCATTGAAAAAGAACAAATCACCGGACCGGACGGTAATCTTGTCAGTATAGAGTTGTTTGTTCATGGCGCCTTGTGCGTGTCCATTGCCGGAAAGTGCTATATGAGCCTGGCCGCCACCAATCAATCGGCCAATCGCGGGTTATGTCTGCAGACTTGCAGACGGCGGTATCGGGTAATCGACGAGTCTACCGGAGAAGAACTGGACATCGAGAACAAATTTGTCATGTCTCCCAAAGATCTGTGTACAATCGGCTATATGGATCGTTTGATGGAATCCGGGGCAACGGTGTTCAAAATAGAGGGACGGGCGCGCGCTGCTGATTATGTTTTCACCGTGACGCAAGCCTATCGTCAGGCTATTGATGCGGTTTTACAAGACGAATTTAACCCGAGACGGGTTGAGCAATGGATACAGTCACTCGAAAGCGTCTTTAATCGAGGCTTCTGGCATGGCGGTTATTATTTGGGACACCCATTAGGAGAGTGGAGTGCAGCCTATGGCTCAAAAGCCACCCGTGAAAAAGTGTATCTCGGCTATGTGAGCAATTACTATCAAAAATCCGATATTGGTGAGTTTTGTATAGAGAATAATGAATTGTTCTCAGGAGAAAAAGTGGGGGTCATCGGACCCACGACAGGGTATGCGGAAACTGTGGCGGAAACACTGTATGTGGACGGGGAACCTGCGGAAAAGGCTGTAAAAGGTGATAGGGTCACCATACCGTTTTCTGAAAAGCTTCGCAGAAATGACAAACTTTACGCGATTCGAGACCGCTCGCTCTGGCAAAATTGA
- a CDS encoding universal stress protein has translation MLPVKNILCPTDFSKSSIKSTETVNKLAELFGSTVYLVNVVVPVPVNEGYPGMIDTSSMNTEQLDMEIHNNARESLQKMAEEHFSENITVKKTVLTGSPVDEISRFAEDQNIDLIIVPTHGRTGLKRLVMGSVAEGIIRHSSCPVLVTRAEQE, from the coding sequence ATGTTACCTGTTAAAAATATTTTATGCCCTACAGATTTTAGCAAATCTTCTATCAAATCAACCGAGACCGTTAATAAACTTGCGGAATTATTTGGATCTACTGTTTATCTGGTTAATGTAGTGGTGCCTGTCCCTGTGAATGAGGGGTATCCCGGTATGATCGATACGTCTTCAATGAATACCGAGCAGCTGGATATGGAAATTCATAACAATGCCAGGGAATCTCTGCAGAAAATGGCGGAAGAACATTTTTCTGAAAATATAACGGTTAAAAAAACTGTTCTCACAGGTTCACCTGTGGATGAAATTTCGCGGTTTGCAGAGGATCAGAACATTGATCTTATCATTGTACCGACGCACGGAAGAACCGGATTAAAGCGGTTGGTGATGGGATCAGTCGCTGAAGGTATTATTCGTCATTCATCCTGCCCTGTGCTGGTTACACGCGCTGAACAGGAATAA
- a CDS encoding phasin family protein → MKTIKGGIMSDWMNKVVDFGFGAYAVTKERAQSLIDEMIEKGQISKEERSKAVDDLMERAQKECQEFNQKLEDNMKEVMQKLDLATKDDIKEIHKKLDQILENK, encoded by the coding sequence ATGAAAACAATTAAAGGAGGAATTATGTCAGATTGGATGAACAAGGTTGTCGATTTTGGGTTTGGCGCTTATGCTGTCACCAAAGAACGTGCACAGTCTCTGATTGATGAAATGATCGAAAAAGGCCAGATTTCCAAGGAAGAGCGTTCAAAAGCGGTTGATGATCTCATGGAAAGAGCGCAAAAAGAATGTCAGGAATTCAATCAGAAACTAGAAGACAATATGAAAGAGGTCATGCAAAAACTTGATCTTGCTACAAAAGACGATATCAAGGAAATTCATAAAAAGCTCGATCAAATTCTTGAAAACAAATAA
- a CDS encoding ferritin-like domain-containing protein: MSYYHEPPEELGEQARNITRALNSLKEEVEAVDWYNQRAVTTNDDHLKNIVEHNRDEEIEHACMTLEWLRQNVPAWDEHLRTYLFTGRDVTKVEEEEENGNDASKASGGSDLGIGKLS, encoded by the coding sequence ATGTCATACTATCATGAACCCCCTGAAGAACTTGGAGAACAAGCACGAAATATTACCCGTGCTCTTAATAGCCTTAAAGAAGAAGTGGAAGCAGTTGATTGGTATAATCAACGCGCTGTAACCACCAATGATGATCATTTGAAAAATATAGTTGAACACAATCGCGATGAAGAAATCGAACATGCCTGTATGACCCTGGAATGGCTGCGCCAGAATGTCCCGGCCTGGGATGAACATTTGCGTACATACCTGTTTACAGGACGGGATGTTACAAAAGTTGAAGAGGAAGAAGAAAACGGTAACGATGCCTCTAAAGCATCCGGAGGCAGTGATTTGGGTATTGGAAAATTATCATAA
- a CDS encoding TIGR00730 family Rossman fold protein, with translation MKISRYYDEARALAKRLTEWSMQLAEKKRFIVCSGGGPGIMEAANRGAADAGGPTIGMNISLPFEQFPNAYISENLSFEYHYFFMRKFWFVYLAKALIVFPGGFGTMDELFELLTLLQTKKVKKSIKVIIYGKEFWEKIINFQGLVDWGVVSRDDLNLFDVVDHVDEAFEILKNHFEKEFLGKTQYWEL, from the coding sequence TTGAAAATATCCCGATACTATGATGAAGCCAGAGCGCTGGCAAAGCGTTTAACCGAGTGGTCTATGCAACTGGCTGAGAAAAAAAGGTTTATTGTCTGTTCCGGGGGCGGTCCGGGAATCATGGAAGCTGCGAACCGCGGCGCTGCCGATGCAGGCGGCCCAACCATTGGTATGAATATCAGTCTGCCGTTTGAACAGTTTCCCAATGCCTATATTTCAGAAAATTTATCCTTTGAGTATCACTATTTCTTCATGCGTAAATTCTGGTTTGTTTATCTTGCCAAAGCCCTGATTGTGTTTCCGGGTGGATTCGGTACGATGGATGAACTGTTTGAACTGTTGACCCTGCTGCAAACCAAAAAGGTGAAAAAGTCGATCAAAGTAATTATCTACGGCAAAGAGTTTTGGGAGAAAATTATTAATTTTCAGGGACTCGTCGATTGGGGGGTCGTATCACGCGATGATTTAAACTTGTTTGATGTCGTGGATCATGTGGATGAGGCGTTTGAAATTTTGAAAAACCATTTCGAAAAAGAGTTTCTTGGAAAAACCCAATACTGGGAATTGTAA